One Salvia splendens isolate huo1 chromosome 22, SspV2, whole genome shotgun sequence DNA segment encodes these proteins:
- the LOC121788005 gene encoding 9-cis-epoxycarotenoid dioxygenase NCED1, chloroplastic-like, with product MTTPKLYATELGSCTHTSFPFHKPQPPQKHSPHTIKCSLHTPTLHFPKQLSPSISSPQNQTPQWNILQKAASTALEAVEAALTAHEQRHPLPKTADPRVQIAGNFAPVPEHPVRHNLPVAGKIPDAIRGVYIRNGANPLFEPVAGHHFFDGDGMIHSVKFQNGTVSYACRFTETERLVQERSLGRAIFPKAIGELHGHSGIARLLLFYARGLFRLVDPTRGTGVANAGLVFFNHRLLAMSEDDLPYHVRVTPSGDLQTAGRYDFNGQLDGTMIAHPKIDPETGEMFALSYDVIRKPYLKYFRFQKNGEKSDDVEIPVAEPTMMHDFAITENFVIIPDQQVVFKLSEMIRGGSPVVYDRSKPSRFGVLNKYAESASGIKWVEVPDCFCFHLWNAWEEPETDEIVVIGSCMTPPDSIFNESDEGLKSVLSEIRLNLKTGKSTRRPIMSAAHQVNLEAGLVNRNKLGRKTRYAYLAIAEPWPKVSGFAKVDLSTGKVEKFFYGDEKYGGEPQFIPASSSAEDEGYILAFVHDEKRWKSELQIVNAKTMKLEATVKLPSRVPYGFHGTFIAGKDLAGQL from the coding sequence ATGACCACTCCCAAATTATATGCAACTGAACTTGGGTCTTGTACACACACCTCATTCCCTTTCCACAAGCCCCAACCCCCACAAAAACACTCCCCCCACACCATCAAATGCTCCCTCCACACCCCCACACTCCACTTCCCTAAACAACTATCCCCCTCCATCTCCTCCCCTCAAAACCAAACCCCCCAATGGAACATCCTCCAAAAGGCCGCCTCGACGGCCCTGGAGGCCGTCGAGGCCGCCCTCACCGCCCACGAGCAGCGCCACCCCCTCCCGAAAACCGCGGACCCCCGGGTCCAGATCGCCGGGAACTTCGCCCCGGTCCCCGAGCACCCGGTTAGGCACAACCTCCCTGTGGCGGGAAAAATCCCGGACGCCATCCGCGGCGTCTACATCCGGAACGGCGCGAACCCGCTCTTCGAGCCCGTGGCCGGGCACCACTTCTTCGACGGCGACGGCATGATCCACTCCGTTAAGTTCCAAAACGGCACCGTTAGCTACGCGTGCCGGTTCACCGAGACGGAGCGCCTCGTCCAGGAGCGATCCCTCGGCCGGGCCATTTTCCCCAAGGCCATCGGCGAGCTCCACGGCCACTCGGGGATAGCCCGGCTCCTCCTCTTCTATGCCCGCGGCCTCTTCCGCCTCGTCGACCCAACCCGCGGCACCGGCGTAGCCAACGCCGGCCTAGTCTTCTTCAACCACCGCCTCCTCGCCATGTCCGAAGACGACCTCCCTTACCACGTCAGAGTCACCCCCTCAGGCGACCTCCAAACCGCCGGCCGTTACGATTTCAACGGCCAGCTCGACGGAACAATGATCGCCCATCCCAAAATCGACCCTGAAACGGGGGAAATGTTCGCCCTGAGCTACGACGTCATCCGAAAGCCGTACTTGAAATACTTCCGCTTCCagaaaaatggtgaaaaatccGACGATGTCGAAATCCCGGTGGCGGAGCCGACAATGATGCATGACTTCGCCATCACGGAGAATTTCGTGATCATCCCCGACCAGCAGGTGGTGTTCAAGCTTTCGGAGATGATCCGGGGCGGCTCCCCCGTCGTCTACGACAGAAGCAAGCCGTCCAGATTCGGCGTACTGAACAAGTACGCCGAATCTGCGAGTGGGATTAAATGGGTCGAGGTGCCAGACTGCTTCTGCTTCCATCTCTGGAATGCATGGGAGGAGCCGGAGACAGACGAGATCGTCGTCATCGGATCCTGCATGACTCCGCCAGACTCCATCTTCAACGAAAGCGACGAGGGGCTGAAGAGCGTGTTATCCGAAATCCGGCTCAATCTGAAGACCGGAAAGTCGACAAGGAGGCCGATCATGTCCGCGGCCCACCAGGTCAACCTCGAGGCCGGCCTGGTCAACCGGAACAAGCTCGGCCGCAAAACTCGCTACGCCTATCTGGCCATAGCCGAGCCCTGGCCGAAAGTGTCCGGTTTCGCAAAAGTCGACTTGTCAACCGGGAAAGTCGAAAAATTCTTCTATGGAGACGAGAAATACGGAGGCGAGCCTCAATTCATCCCGGCCTCGTCCTCGGCGGAGGACGAGGGCTACATTCTGGCCTTCGTCCACGACGAAAAGAGATGGAAATCGGAGCTACAGATTGTAAATGCGAAGACGATGAAGCTGGAGGCGACCGTTAAGCTTCCTTCGCGAGTTCCTTACGGATTTCACGGTACATTTATCGCGGGGAAGGACTTGGCCGGGCAGCTTTGA